A genomic window from Luteolibacter sp. LG18 includes:
- a CDS encoding SMI1/KNR4 family protein, which produces MSIQGYQSAKSLIEEAGGDFEGEKAESLVGMAEQVLNLKFPPSYRRFLLEMGCGDINGLEIYGIIDDEFEDSCVPNGIWLTLNERRNIGLGLGYILIGDGGDGSYYAIDVSKVDEFGESPVVRIAADGKEGEPVANNFGDYLLHAVEEVV; this is translated from the coding sequence ATGAGTATACAAGGTTATCAATCCGCTAAATCCCTGATCGAAGAAGCTGGTGGTGACTTCGAGGGGGAAAAGGCCGAATCTTTGGTCGGAATGGCCGAACAAGTGCTGAATCTCAAATTCCCGCCCAGTTATCGCCGGTTCTTGCTGGAAATGGGGTGCGGAGACATCAATGGTTTGGAAATATACGGTATTATTGATGACGAGTTCGAGGACTCCTGCGTCCCCAATGGTATTTGGCTAACGCTGAATGAGCGCCGCAATATAGGCCTTGGTCTCGGCTACATCCTAATTGGGGATGGGGGTGATGGTAGTTACTATGCAATCGACGTCAGTAAGGTTGACGAGTTTGGGGAAAGTCCTGTAGTGAGGATTGCTGCCGACGGAAAGGAAGGCGAACCCGTGGCAAATAACTTCGGGGACTACCTTCTTCATGCTGTGGAAGAGGTTGTCTAG
- a CDS encoding SMI1/KNR4 family protein has protein sequence MTKSEFHQKLIEAKQQRPKVFGSTTPDPLASDDQIDTLENIIGCKLEGSHREFLQEFGGGDFGFGVLFCANPESEWFLVSHLNQRSRDLSFIPVSDDFAGGVYGFLAKNGRCEPPLLVLDHESGDLIKTDFHNVFDFMDRYALRPA, from the coding sequence ATGACTAAATCGGAATTCCACCAAAAGCTCATTGAAGCAAAACAGCAACGGCCCAAGGTATTCGGGTCAACCACACCGGATCCACTTGCTTCCGATGATCAAATTGATACTCTAGAAAATATTATTGGATGCAAATTGGAGGGGTCTCATCGCGAATTCCTCCAAGAATTTGGAGGCGGCGATTTTGGATTTGGTGTACTATTTTGCGCCAATCCAGAAAGCGAATGGTTCCTCGTTTCACATCTCAATCAGAGGAGCCGCGATCTATCATTCATTCCGGTTTCAGATGATTTCGCGGGAGGGGTCTATGGCTTCTTGGCGAAAAACGGCAGATGTGAACCGCCTCTTCTTGTTCTGGATCATGAATCCGGTGATTTGATTAAAACGGATTTCCATAACGTTTTTGACTTTATGGATAGATATGCTCTTAGGCCTGCTTGA
- a CDS encoding RHS repeat-associated core domain-containing protein — translation MVDRRGKVYEFDHDTFDHETATRTPDGKVFAKTYTAEGRVLTDSQNSTQLISYSYESGTGRVHGTTYPDAYVENVEYDGKGQLKRSVEGSKEVKRTYDVFDRVRTYTNSEGWTIGYEYYNDGLIKKIYYPEKDSNPFDNPCWVSYQYDQTGKLTQVTDWNNKVTSYAWRPDGKLLTVTRPNGTKRTLMYDSIDRVAGFEERSNNALLLFNRFNYRKTDDLSGRYNYPSLPANQTLTPITSATYTSDNALLTVNGVGCQHDGRGNMTQGPLSLASPATAQSLTFDWRNRLTAIGTAASYTYDQDGHRVKMQRGSDVTEYVFDPHGGALTRMLLRKDASGATVRCVYGLGLEYEVETPSGGGTAAMRFHHPDHTGSSVVITDGTGAVTARQSYDPYGRVIHSSGIWNSAFGYAGYLGVMTDPDGLVWMRARFYSPVLGRFISMDPSRFEGGMNWYAYAGGNPIQFGDPTGLGPMSTLDAIQTGLSILGMLPVIGPAFDLVNAGISMARGDFVGAAAHAFAALPGIGDMAGAAMLGGRAIAMEMRMGGEIAAETASLGKSLRCTAPTPWKGGSGFCFVAGTPIATAEGSESIENLHVGDRVLTTSGSYSATEVDPATWRKITVTLACDDLSKEQVKMELLRSNHWITNTGCASGKRIWMEIGDLGLQGWADVHQIEACPPIQPGTGRVVLSTMTRTGASTVDLKLENGTEIEATPTHPLYSITRGEWTAISDLQEGEVLASKDGQAIVDSVTPDQAGTQVFNLEVEGDHCYFVGRDQLLAHNQCFELEGVKRGAKIPNPSTSTGVGFGVNDSAARIQGPWTKSDLFNGLYGRSPKSLGRPDLHHAQQMPGSAIHEIEPSLHRGNAALHPNKFNQGVTNEMRMQDRQLHWWYRAREQGAEKLYPNHVYD, via the coding sequence ATGGTCGACCGCCGTGGCAAGGTCTACGAGTTCGATCACGACACCTTCGACCACGAGACGGCGACCCGCACTCCGGATGGCAAGGTCTTCGCCAAGACGTACACCGCGGAGGGACGGGTTCTCACGGACAGCCAGAATTCCACCCAATTGATTTCCTACAGCTATGAGTCCGGCACAGGCCGGGTTCACGGCACCACCTATCCGGATGCCTACGTCGAGAACGTCGAGTATGACGGCAAGGGCCAGCTCAAGCGTTCGGTGGAAGGCTCCAAGGAGGTCAAGCGCACCTACGACGTCTTCGATCGTGTCCGCACCTACACGAACAGCGAGGGGTGGACCATCGGCTACGAGTACTACAACGACGGGCTGATCAAGAAGATCTACTATCCGGAGAAGGACTCCAACCCCTTCGACAACCCCTGCTGGGTCAGCTACCAATACGATCAGACTGGCAAGCTGACGCAGGTCACGGACTGGAACAACAAGGTTACCAGCTACGCCTGGCGGCCCGATGGCAAATTGCTGACCGTCACCCGCCCGAACGGCACCAAGCGCACGCTGATGTATGACAGCATCGACCGTGTGGCCGGTTTCGAGGAGCGCTCCAACAACGCACTGCTTCTCTTCAACCGCTTCAATTACCGCAAGACGGACGACCTTTCCGGCCGCTACAACTACCCCAGCTTGCCAGCGAACCAGACGCTGACGCCGATCACCTCGGCCACCTACACGTCTGACAACGCCTTGCTCACCGTCAACGGTGTCGGCTGCCAGCATGATGGCCGGGGCAACATGACCCAGGGGCCTCTCAGCCTGGCATCTCCCGCCACCGCCCAGAGCCTGACCTTCGACTGGCGCAATCGCCTCACCGCGATCGGCACGGCCGCGAGCTACACCTACGATCAGGATGGCCACCGCGTGAAGATGCAGCGGGGCTCGGACGTCACGGAGTACGTCTTCGACCCCCACGGCGGAGCGCTGACCCGCATGCTGCTCCGGAAGGATGCCAGCGGCGCCACCGTGCGCTGCGTCTATGGCCTGGGTCTCGAATACGAGGTCGAGACTCCCTCGGGTGGCGGCACCGCGGCGATGCGCTTCCATCACCCGGACCACACCGGCTCCAGCGTCGTGATCACCGATGGCACCGGTGCCGTCACCGCGCGCCAGTCCTATGATCCCTACGGCCGTGTCATCCACTCCAGCGGTATCTGGAACAGCGCCTTCGGCTACGCGGGCTATCTGGGGGTGATGACCGATCCGGACGGTCTCGTGTGGATGCGCGCCCGCTTCTACAGTCCCGTTCTCGGTCGATTCATCTCCATGGACCCGTCCCGCTTCGAGGGCGGCATGAACTGGTATGCCTACGCCGGAGGAAACCCAATCCAGTTCGGGGACCCGACGGGGCTCGGCCCCATGTCCACCTTGGATGCGATCCAAACCGGGCTCTCCATTCTCGGGATGCTGCCGGTCATCGGTCCGGCCTTCGACCTCGTCAACGCGGGCATCAGCATGGCACGTGGCGACTTCGTGGGAGCAGCCGCCCATGCCTTTGCCGCGCTTCCGGGCATTGGGGACATGGCGGGAGCGGCCATGCTCGGCGGCCGGGCCATCGCCATGGAAATGCGGATGGGCGGTGAGATCGCCGCCGAAACCGCGAGTCTTGGCAAGAGCCTGCGCTGCACGGCTCCCACTCCTTGGAAGGGCGGCAGCGGATTCTGCTTCGTCGCCGGGACCCCCATCGCCACCGCGGAGGGCTCCGAATCGATCGAGAACCTGCATGTCGGTGATCGGGTCCTGACCACCTCGGGCAGCTACTCGGCCACCGAAGTCGATCCCGCCACCTGGCGCAAGATCACCGTGACCTTGGCCTGCGACGACCTCTCGAAAGAGCAGGTGAAGATGGAGCTTCTCCGCTCCAACCACTGGATCACGAACACCGGCTGCGCCTCCGGCAAGCGGATCTGGATGGAGATTGGCGACCTAGGCCTGCAGGGCTGGGCGGATGTCCACCAGATCGAAGCCTGCCCGCCCATCCAACCCGGCACCGGGCGGGTCGTGCTCAGCACGATGACGCGCACGGGGGCTTCAACGGTTGATCTCAAGCTTGAGAACGGTACCGAAATCGAAGCCACCCCCACCCACCCGCTCTACTCGATCACCCGTGGCGAATGGACGGCGATCTCGGATCTCCAGGAAGGCGAAGTCCTCGCCAGCAAGGATGGCCAGGCGATCGTCGACTCCGTCACCCCGGACCAGGCCGGCACCCAGGTCTTCAACCTTGAAGTCGAAGGTGACCACTGCTACTTTGTGGGACGTGATCAGCTTCTTGCACACAATCAATGCTTTGAATTAGAGGGTGTTAAGAGAGGTGCAAAGATTCCGAATCCCAGCACCTCGACAGGCGTGGGGTTTGGGGTTAATGATTCGGCAGCCCGTATTCAAGGACCATGGACCAAGAGCGATCTATTCAACGGTCTGTATGGTCGTTCCCCGAAAAGCCTAGGACGACCAGACCTTCACCATGCTCAGCAAATGCCGGGTTCCGCGATCCATGAGATAGAACCATCACTGCATCGCGGCAATGCTGCTCTTCACCCCAATAAATTCAATCAAGGGGTAACCAATGAAATGCGCATGCAGGATCGCCAGTTGCATTGGTGGTATCGTGCTCGCGAACAAGGCGCCGAAAAGCTCTACCCTAACCATGTCTACGATTGA